The proteins below come from a single Erysipelothrix piscisicarius genomic window:
- a CDS encoding ABC transporter ATP-binding protein yields the protein MRLIIRYLKKYKMLFLLNIVAILAFALVELGIPTVMGTMINEGVGTQNMDLIKSQGFLLLGVAILGGLGTILLNYTSSRIATRITRDIRNDMFEKSQEFSHSEYNEIGVSSLITRVSNDVYQLQLFVQMLLRMGLHAPFMILFSSVMIFRTNQRLALVMAGSVPFILIVVGIVGKLSGPLSRKQQSLMDTLNRVTRENITGVRVIRAFRKDKHETARFQKINKDYANVSKKLFRVMSRAEPLFFFILELSVLTIMWTASGMVEAGTLEVGSIVAFLEYQFHALFSLLLFSVVFIMYPRAAVSARRIEEVLNTEPIIKNPENGVHEGSEETSIVFDHVDFAYPDGEANVLENLNFTAKKGETVAFIGSTGSGKSTLINLIVRFYDVTNGRVLVNGVDVREWDLYSLRYKVGFIPQKSLLFSGSISQNIRYGKETANDHEVEESAELASAKDFIEQKPDKYNEWISEGGSNVSGGQKQRLSIARALVRKPEIYIFDDSFSALDYKTDALIRKNLKEETKDAIMLVVAQRISSIVDADRIIVLNEGKIVGQGTHLELIKNCPIYIQIAESQFSEKEMAKYEKL from the coding sequence CAATTCTGGCCTTTGCGCTTGTTGAGTTGGGAATTCCAACAGTCATGGGAACCATGATTAATGAGGGTGTGGGAACACAGAATATGGACTTAATTAAGAGCCAAGGTTTCTTGCTCCTTGGAGTTGCCATTCTTGGAGGTTTGGGGACAATCTTACTTAACTATACGTCGAGTCGTATTGCTACACGTATCACTCGCGATATACGTAACGATATGTTTGAAAAATCTCAAGAATTTTCACACTCTGAGTATAATGAAATCGGGGTATCATCCTTAATTACACGTGTTTCTAATGATGTATACCAATTACAATTGTTTGTTCAAATGTTATTACGTATGGGGCTTCATGCACCGTTTATGATTTTATTCAGTTCGGTTATGATTTTCCGTACCAATCAACGTCTTGCGCTTGTCATGGCAGGAAGTGTCCCTTTTATCCTTATCGTAGTAGGCATTGTAGGTAAGTTATCGGGACCGCTAAGTCGAAAACAACAAAGTCTTATGGATACCTTGAATCGTGTCACCCGTGAGAATATTACAGGTGTTCGTGTTATTCGTGCCTTCCGTAAGGATAAACATGAAACAGCACGTTTCCAAAAAATTAATAAAGATTATGCAAATGTTTCAAAGAAACTTTTCCGTGTGATGTCACGAGCAGAACCACTGTTCTTCTTTATCCTTGAATTATCCGTACTAACCATTATGTGGACCGCATCGGGGATGGTTGAAGCTGGAACATTAGAAGTTGGTTCAATCGTTGCCTTTTTAGAATACCAGTTCCATGCTTTATTCTCATTGTTGCTGTTTTCAGTTGTATTTATTATGTATCCACGTGCTGCCGTAAGTGCACGTCGTATTGAAGAAGTTTTAAATACAGAACCTATTATTAAAAACCCGGAAAATGGGGTTCATGAAGGTTCTGAAGAAACATCAATCGTCTTTGATCATGTCGATTTCGCATATCCAGATGGTGAGGCAAATGTTTTAGAAAACCTAAACTTCACCGCTAAAAAAGGTGAAACCGTAGCATTTATTGGTTCGACCGGTTCAGGGAAATCCACGTTGATTAACCTTATCGTTCGTTTTTACGATGTCACAAACGGTCGTGTCTTGGTGAACGGGGTTGATGTTCGAGAATGGGATTTATATTCCTTACGTTATAAAGTAGGCTTTATCCCACAAAAATCACTTTTATTCAGTGGTAGTATTTCACAAAACATACGTTATGGAAAAGAAACAGCCAATGATCATGAAGTTGAAGAGAGTGCAGAACTTGCATCCGCTAAGGACTTCATTGAACAAAAACCTGATAAATATAATGAATGGATTAGTGAAGGTGGATCCAATGTATCCGGTGGGCAAAAACAGCGTTTAAGTATAGCGCGTGCGCTTGTACGTAAACCTGAGATTTATATCTTTGATGATAGTTTCTCGGCGCTTGATTATAAAACCGATGCCTTGATTCGAAAGAACCTAAAAGAAGAAACAAAAGATGCAATTATGTTAGTTGTCGCACAACGTATTAGTTCGATTGTGGATGCAGACCGCATTATTGTATTAAATGAAGGAAAAATTGTTGGACAAGGGACTCATCTAGAATTAATCAAGAATTGTCCAATTTACATTCAAATTGCAGAGTCTCAATTCAGTGAAAAGGAGATGGCAAAGTATGAAAAGTTATAA
- a CDS encoding ABC transporter ATP-binding protein, with the protein MKSYKKLWRFLKPYKVKLLGAVLCLLVAAVLTAAAPMIEGFVTTQLASDVKDISLNVAGAHIQFDVILRIISILFVIYVTNALSRLFLQYLISDAIQSAVYDMRMEVKKKMERLPVSYFDKHSAGDLMARMSTDIEALSGALQQSFAQVVMAVLGIIFAVILMISIDFTMALVGIAIIPLSILVARFIMKRSQVLFTRQQEVLGNMFSVVQEKFTGFKEIKLYNYQENATEDFRKANEELCENGFKANFFSGLMTPSVSMITYIAIALSVYMGAIRIIEGAMAVGALQAFIRYIWQVNQPLSQITQMAPTIQASIAAMDRVFEYLEEPDDVYDIENPVMIDDYEGSVSFENVYFGYGEKPVIQDLSVDINPGEMVAIVGPTGAGKTTIINLLMRFYDVNEGSIKIDGIDIRDMKRDDLRSLFGMVLQDTWLFSGKIKENIAYGKPDATDEEIIDAAKRTNVHHFITTLPNGYDMVLNEESSNISNGEKQLITIARALLSDPKILILDEATSSVDTRLDAMIQEAMAELMKGRTSFVIAHRLSTIKNADKILVVKDGNIIEMGNHHELMAQGGFYADLYNSQFADDQE; encoded by the coding sequence ATGAAAAGTTATAAAAAACTCTGGCGTTTTCTAAAGCCTTATAAAGTAAAACTTCTCGGAGCAGTTCTATGTCTTCTTGTTGCTGCTGTCTTAACGGCTGCTGCGCCAATGATTGAAGGATTTGTGACGACACAGCTTGCAAGTGATGTGAAAGATATCAGTTTAAATGTAGCGGGTGCTCACATTCAATTTGATGTGATTCTTCGTATTATTAGTATTCTATTTGTCATTTATGTTACCAATGCATTATCGCGTCTATTCTTGCAATACTTAATTTCAGATGCGATTCAATCTGCAGTATATGACATGCGTATGGAAGTTAAGAAGAAAATGGAACGTCTTCCGGTAAGTTATTTTGATAAGCATTCAGCCGGGGATTTGATGGCGCGTATGTCTACTGACATTGAAGCCTTATCAGGTGCACTCCAACAATCCTTTGCGCAAGTTGTTATGGCTGTATTAGGAATTATTTTTGCGGTCATCTTGATGATTTCAATTGACTTTACGATGGCCCTTGTGGGGATTGCGATTATTCCATTAAGTATCCTTGTTGCACGTTTTATTATGAAGCGATCACAAGTACTTTTTACTCGTCAACAAGAAGTATTGGGAAATATGTTCTCAGTTGTTCAAGAAAAATTTACAGGATTTAAGGAGATTAAACTCTATAACTATCAAGAAAATGCAACGGAAGATTTCCGTAAAGCCAATGAGGAATTGTGCGAAAATGGATTTAAAGCAAACTTTTTCTCAGGGTTAATGACACCGAGTGTTTCCATGATTACTTATATTGCGATTGCACTTTCTGTATACATGGGTGCCATCCGTATTATTGAAGGTGCTATGGCTGTTGGGGCTTTACAAGCTTTTATTCGTTATATTTGGCAAGTAAACCAACCGTTATCACAAATTACGCAAATGGCTCCAACCATTCAAGCATCAATTGCTGCGATGGATCGTGTGTTTGAATATTTAGAAGAACCCGATGATGTTTATGACATTGAAAATCCAGTGATGATTGATGATTACGAGGGTTCAGTATCGTTTGAAAATGTATATTTTGGATACGGGGAAAAACCCGTTATTCAAGATTTATCCGTTGATATTAACCCGGGGGAAATGGTTGCGATTGTTGGACCGACAGGGGCTGGAAAGACAACCATTATCAACCTTCTTATGCGTTTTTATGACGTTAATGAAGGATCGATTAAAATTGATGGGATTGATATTCGTGATATGAAACGTGATGATTTGCGTTCTCTATTTGGTATGGTTCTTCAAGATACATGGCTCTTTAGTGGAAAAATTAAAGAGAATATTGCTTATGGAAAACCGGATGCGACCGATGAAGAAATTATCGATGCAGCCAAACGAACCAACGTCCACCACTTTATCACAACCTTACCGAATGGGTATGACATGGTTCTCAATGAGGAATCATCAAATATTTCAAATGGAGAAAAACAATTAATAACAATTGCGCGAGCACTGTTAAGTGATCCGAAAATCTTGATTCTTGATGAGGCAACCAGTTCGGTTGATACACGACTTGATGCAATGATTCAAGAAGCGATGGCTGAGTTGATGAAGGGACGCACAAGTTTTGTGATTGCGCACCGCCTCTCAACCATTAAAAATGCAGACAAAATTCTTGTCGTTAAAGATGGGAATATCATTGAAATGGGAAATCATCATGAATTGATGGCTCAAGGTGGCTTCTATGCCGATCTTTATAACAGTCAATTTGCGGATGACCAAGAATAA